In Thioalbus denitrificans, the genomic stretch GCGGACGCACCCGCTGGCCCCCATGTCGTGTGTGATATCCAGCTTTCCGCTTTCGCGTTCGCCACGCTTGAGGGAGCGGAACAGGCCGGGAGCAAGGCAGTGGGTTGGATCGTGCCGGGCGAGGGCCAGGTTATGCTCTGTCACGGGGAGCCCTCCCGGTCTTGCCCTGCTGCATCCGGCACGCGACAGAGGGGTCATGCCGCAGGATTCCGCCCTCATTGCGGCGGAGCCAGAGCCCGTGGAACGTTGAGCCGGAGTTGGCCTTGCTCACCCCGAACCGGACATACTCGCCCCGCCTGTCCTCGCTGATGCCAAGCCTCCCGGCCTCTGCGCTGGCCATGGCGGCCAGATACCCCTGCCATCGCACATTGTCGGTGAGCACGGACGATCCACGGCTGGCCTGCTGCTGAGCGCCCCCGCCATTCATCGCCGCGCTCTTGGTTGTGTGGTGCAGGTACAGGACGGCACACCCGGTGCTGGCGGCGATGGATTCCATGCGCCCGACAACCTGAGTCATCTGGCTGCTGTCGTTCTCGTCGGCTGCGTGGAAGCGCAGGAGCGTGTCCAGCACCATGATGCGGCACCCTTCCGCAGTTCTTTGCAGCCAATCAAGCCACCCGTCATCCATGAGACTTGGCCGACAGCCTGCAAGCGGGTGAATCGTCAGGCCCTTGGCTACGGCCTGCTGCTGTGCCGGGGTCATGCACCACCTCAACGCGTGCAGCCGGTGCATGATGGCGGCGGACGGATCTTCGGCTGGGAGATAGACAGCCCTTCCAGTCGGCAGGTCACCGAGCCCCAGCAGGTCAGGGCCGCCGGCAATCTGGGCCGCCACCTGAAGCGCCAGCATAGACTTGCCGACACCACCGGGGGACACCAGCGCCCCGACCGTCCCGGCGACCATGCCGGGAAGCACGTAATCAATCGGCGGGGGCGGGCTCTCGAAGGCGGCCATGATGTCGATGGGAGGAGGGGGA encodes the following:
- a CDS encoding helicase RepA family protein — its product is MAAFESPPPPIDYVLPGMVAGTVGALVSPGGVGKSMLALQVAAQIAGGPDLLGLGDLPTGRAVYLPAEDPSAAIMHRLHALRWCMTPAQQQAVAKGLTIHPLAGCRPSLMDDGWLDWLQRTAEGCRIMVLDTLLRFHAADENDSSQMTQVVGRMESIAASTGCAVLYLHHTTKSAAMNGGGAQQQASRGSSVLTDNVRWQGYLAAMASAEAGRLGISEDRRGEYVRFGVSKANSGSTFHGLWLRRNEGGILRHDPSVACRMQQGKTGRAPRDRA